From the genome of Blautia pseudococcoides, one region includes:
- a CDS encoding dihydrodipicolinate synthase family protein, translated as MSKLDKYRGIIPAFYACYDEEGNVSGERVQALTQHFIDKGVKGVYVNGSSGECIYQSVEERKLIIENVMAAAKGKLTVINHVACNNTKDSVELAKHSESVGVDAIASIPPIYFRLPEYSISAYWNAISNAAPNTDFVIYNIPQLAGTALTMSLFAEMMKNPRVIAVKNSSMPTQDIQMFKSAGLAAKDDFVVFNGPDEQFVAGRAIGADGGIGGTYGVMPELFLKLNELVEAGEKGKACELQYAINEIIYKMCSSRANMYAVAKEILRTNDNVNIGGVREPLENLQEADVVIAHEAAEMVKAAKERYLA; from the coding sequence ATGAGTAAATTAGATAAGTACAGAGGAATTATCCCGGCGTTTTATGCATGTTATGATGAGGAAGGCAATGTGAGCGGAGAGCGTGTACAGGCCCTCACACAGCATTTTATTGACAAAGGCGTAAAAGGTGTGTATGTCAATGGTTCTTCAGGTGAATGTATTTACCAGAGCGTAGAAGAGAGAAAGCTCATCATTGAGAACGTAATGGCAGCGGCGAAGGGAAAACTGACTGTTATTAACCATGTGGCATGTAATAACACAAAAGACAGTGTGGAGCTGGCAAAACACTCGGAGAGTGTGGGTGTAGATGCGATCGCGTCCATTCCTCCGATTTACTTCCGTCTGCCGGAATACTCTATCTCAGCTTACTGGAATGCCATCAGCAATGCTGCTCCCAACACGGATTTCGTGATCTATAACATTCCGCAGCTTGCAGGTACTGCTCTGACAATGAGTCTGTTTGCAGAGATGATGAAAAACCCCAGAGTGATTGCTGTAAAGAACTCTTCTATGCCCACTCAGGATATCCAGATGTTCAAATCAGCAGGTCTGGCAGCAAAAGATGACTTCGTTGTATTCAACGGTCCGGACGAGCAGTTTGTAGCCGGACGCGCCATCGGTGCTGACGGCGGTATCGGCGGAACATATGGGGTTATGCCGGAGCTGTTCCTGAAATTAAATGAGCTGGTTGAAGCAGGGGAAAAAGGAAAAGCCTGTGAATTACAGTACGCCATCAATGAAATTATCTACAAAATGTGCTCCAGCCGCGCAAATATGTATGCTGTGGCAAAAGAGATCCTGCGCACAAATGACAACGTGAATATCGGCGGTGTCCGTGAACCGCTGGAGAACCTTCAGGAAGCAGATGTGGTGATTGCACATGAGGCTGCTGAGATGGTAAAAGCTGCGAAAGAAAGATATCTGGCATAA
- a CDS encoding ROK family protein, which translates to MKQYICIDIGGTLIKYGIIQEDAVFVAGGEMPTEAMQHGGPGIMKKTVKIIEDYLKDHRPAGICISTAGMVDCEAGRITYSAPLIPEYTGTEIKKTLEDKFHLPCEVENDVNCAGLAENFAGASKGSRISLCLTIGTGIGGAIVIDNQVFHGFSGSGCEIGYMHLPGGEFQDMGASSILVKKTAQYKNISPESIDGKYVFEHAKQGDMDCIRAIDEIVDVLGMGIANICYVINPEVVVLGGGIMAQKEYLYERIRKSLDKYLIPSVASHTRLAFAENKNQAGMLGAFYHFRGRHS; encoded by the coding sequence ATGAAGCAATATATTTGTATAGATATTGGCGGTACTTTGATAAAATATGGTATAATACAGGAAGATGCGGTATTTGTTGCTGGAGGTGAGATGCCCACAGAGGCTATGCAGCATGGCGGACCGGGAATCATGAAAAAAACAGTGAAGATCATTGAAGATTACCTGAAGGATCACAGGCCGGCGGGTATCTGTATCTCAACAGCGGGCATGGTGGACTGCGAAGCGGGCAGGATCACATATTCCGCCCCACTGATTCCGGAATATACGGGAACAGAGATCAAAAAAACTCTGGAGGACAAATTTCATTTGCCCTGTGAGGTGGAAAATGATGTGAACTGTGCAGGGCTTGCGGAAAACTTTGCGGGCGCTTCCAAAGGGAGCAGGATCAGCCTGTGTCTTACCATCGGGACAGGGATCGGCGGTGCTATTGTGATTGACAACCAGGTGTTCCATGGATTTTCCGGAAGCGGGTGTGAAATCGGATATATGCATCTTCCGGGCGGCGAGTTTCAGGATATGGGGGCAAGCAGTATCCTGGTGAAGAAGACAGCTCAATACAAAAATATAAGTCCTGAAAGTATTGACGGAAAGTATGTGTTTGAACATGCAAAGCAGGGGGATATGGACTGTATCCGTGCCATTGATGAGATAGTGGATGTGCTTGGAATGGGAATCGCCAATATCTGTTATGTGATCAACCCGGAAGTGGTAGTTCTGGGAGGCGGAATCATGGCCCAGAAGGAATATCTGTATGAACGGATCAGAAAGAGCCTGGATAAGTATCTGATACCCTCAGTGGCTTCTCATACCAGGCTGGCCTTTGCGGAAAATAAAAATCAGGCAGGAATGCTGGGAGCATTTTACCATTTTAGGGGAAGGCATTCTTAA
- a CDS encoding ROK family protein, with protein sequence MTIDADRKQTLTVSTIRNVNVVNIMQSILRDKTKTRSELAKENHISVMTVKHIVDDLIGGGILVEKVCGGSDVGRKPKALEINEKFGNIVCINLTSVDEISFLIYDIYEAPEAEQTLEFDPKCTYRENLLRAVGLIKEKLAALHTVTVGIAVFVPSAYYENVDLVNYDLIADFKDLHIKQLFAEAFGIGNILVLHDVVPAAWSEYESMDSEADSQFYFYCGHGVGGFFIHRGTAVMGEELMAGEVGKMLLLTDTAGKKYTTFEDMISVSVLNRKLRQAGIDKKFKEVIRAYEEQVEEVKRIVDEALDVIVRVLYNLLWVYNPGMLVVDSCYSDYSRLIMTRFQEFVESLENEAIPIHVQVRQALYDEYHMMRGCFHMVRDAWVDEIYN encoded by the coding sequence ATGACTATAGATGCAGATAGAAAACAGACGCTGACAGTCAGCACCATTAGAAATGTAAATGTTGTGAACATTATGCAGAGTATTTTACGGGACAAGACCAAGACCAGAAGTGAGCTGGCTAAAGAAAACCATATCAGTGTCATGACGGTAAAGCATATTGTGGATGACCTGATCGGGGGCGGTATCCTTGTGGAAAAAGTCTGCGGCGGCAGTGACGTGGGCAGAAAACCCAAAGCACTTGAAATAAATGAAAAGTTCGGCAATATTGTATGCATCAATCTGACATCTGTAGATGAGATCAGTTTCCTCATATATGATATCTATGAGGCACCTGAGGCAGAGCAGACACTGGAATTTGACCCCAAATGCACCTACAGGGAGAATCTCCTGCGTGCGGTTGGACTGATAAAGGAAAAGCTTGCGGCTTTGCATACAGTTACGGTGGGGATTGCAGTGTTTGTTCCAAGTGCCTATTATGAAAATGTTGACCTGGTTAATTATGACCTCATAGCTGACTTTAAGGACCTGCATATAAAACAATTGTTTGCGGAAGCGTTTGGAATCGGTAATATTTTAGTTCTGCACGATGTGGTTCCGGCAGCATGGTCAGAGTATGAGAGTATGGATTCTGAAGCAGACAGCCAGTTTTATTTTTACTGCGGTCATGGTGTGGGTGGGTTCTTTATCCACAGAGGCACTGCGGTCATGGGTGAGGAGCTCATGGCCGGAGAGGTGGGAAAGATGCTTTTGCTCACAGACACCGCAGGAAAAAAATATACCACATTTGAGGATATGATCTCTGTATCAGTCCTGAACCGTAAACTTCGTCAGGCGGGCATTGATAAGAAGTTCAAAGAGGTGATCCGCGCTTATGAGGAGCAGGTGGAGGAAGTGAAAAGGATCGTAGATGAGGCGCTGGATGTCATTGTCAGGGTTCTGTACAATCTGCTGTGGGTATATAATCCGGGAATGCTGGTTGTGGACAGCTGCTACAGTGACTACAGCAGGCTTATCATGACACGTTTCCAGGAATTTGTGGAATCTCTGGAGAATGAGGCGATCCCAATCCATGTGCAAGTCCGTCAGGCGCTGTATGATGAGTATCATATGATGCGCGGCTGCTTTCATATGGTGAGAGATGCCTGGGTGGATGAGATTTATAATTAA
- a CDS encoding aminotransferase class III-fold pyridoxal phosphate-dependent enzyme, translated as MGEAMSKINLHGHTHSCYPLTCRSALKNIEIIERDGLVKNSRVVGDYLHSRLLELKDKYPVIKDVRGHGLLQGMELEGTSSEDKYVLGQEFYESMLQNGLVTELESRKNLENVVVVMHPALITSKENVDEAVAVIEKSLTECLK; from the coding sequence ATCGGTGAGGCAATGAGCAAGATCAACCTTCACGGACATACCCATTCCTGTTATCCGCTGACATGCCGCAGTGCCCTGAAGAATATTGAGATCATTGAGCGTGACGGTCTTGTGAAGAACAGCCGTGTGGTAGGTGACTATCTGCACAGCAGGCTTCTGGAGCTGAAGGATAAATACCCGGTCATCAAAGATGTTCGGGGACATGGACTTCTGCAGGGCATGGAGCTGGAGGGAACATCTTCAGAAGATAAATATGTACTTGGTCAGGAATTCTATGAATCCATGCTTCAAAATGGACTGGTGACAGAGCTGGAGAGTAGAAAAAACCTGGAAAATGTAGTTGTGGTTATGCATCCTGCACTGATCACTTCAAAAGAAAATGTGGATGAGGCAGTAGCTGTCATTGAGAAATCTCTCACAGAATGTTTGAAATAG
- a CDS encoding sodium:solute symporter: MQGFTYIDLAILIVYLAAVLFAGLHFAKKEMKGKEYFKSDGTVPWWVTSVSIFATLLSPISFLSLAGNSYAGTWIMWFAQLGMLLAIPLTIKFFLPIYSKLDIDTAYHYLELRFNSKGLRVLGAVMFIVYQVGRMSIIMYLPCMVLSSLMGINVNILIVIMGIIAIIYSYTGGLKSVLWTDFIQGSVLLVGVTFGLVFLIAHLDGGIGAIFHEMSAGHKFLAVDQPIFNANILKDSVFLMIVGAGFNTMGSYVSSQDIVQRFTTTTDTKKLNKMMLTNGGLSIFIATVFYLISTGLYVFYQVQGNQLPPAAQQDQIFASWIAFELPVGITGLLLAAIYAAAQSTLSTGLNSVASSWTLDIQARLSKKELSFEKQTKIGQYVSLLVGIFSIVVAMVLANGGVKSAYEWFNGFMGLVLGILVGTFILGAFTKVANTFGAVCAFIAASAVMVAIKYVVPVVAPDVTISIWSYSIISIVVSLVVGLPASIISRKVKGDNSVPAAHTTIYKN; the protein is encoded by the coding sequence ATGCAAGGCTTTACTTATATTGATTTGGCAATTTTGATCGTTTACCTGGCAGCCGTTTTATTTGCCGGTCTTCATTTTGCTAAAAAGGAAATGAAGGGAAAAGAATACTTTAAGAGTGACGGAACGGTACCGTGGTGGGTTACATCCGTATCTATTTTTGCAACACTGCTGAGTCCCATTTCCTTCCTGTCTCTGGCAGGAAACTCCTATGCGGGAACATGGATCATGTGGTTTGCCCAGTTAGGTATGCTGCTGGCTATTCCGCTTACGATCAAATTCTTCCTGCCTATTTACAGCAAGCTGGATATTGATACTGCTTATCATTATCTGGAGCTGCGTTTTAACAGCAAGGGCCTGCGTGTCCTGGGTGCTGTTATGTTCATTGTTTATCAGGTTGGACGTATGTCCATTATCATGTATCTGCCATGTATGGTATTATCCAGCCTTATGGGGATCAACGTGAATATCCTGATTGTCATTATGGGCATTATCGCGATCATTTACTCTTACACAGGCGGCCTGAAATCCGTACTTTGGACAGACTTTATCCAGGGTTCCGTACTTCTGGTTGGTGTAACCTTTGGCTTGGTGTTTCTGATCGCTCATCTTGACGGCGGTATTGGGGCTATCTTCCATGAGATGTCAGCAGGACATAAGTTCCTGGCAGTTGACCAGCCTATTTTCAATGCCAATATTTTAAAAGACAGTGTATTCCTGATGATCGTAGGCGCCGGTTTCAATACTATGGGGTCCTATGTGTCCAGCCAGGATATTGTACAGCGTTTCACAACAACAACAGATACAAAGAAACTGAATAAGATGATGCTTACAAACGGCGGTCTGTCTATTTTTATCGCCACTGTATTTTACCTGATCAGTACCGGGTTATATGTATTCTATCAGGTACAGGGGAATCAGCTTCCTCCGGCAGCACAGCAGGACCAGATTTTTGCATCCTGGATTGCATTTGAACTTCCTGTTGGTATTACCGGACTGCTTCTGGCAGCGATCTATGCGGCAGCACAGTCCACACTTTCTACCGGCCTGAACTCTGTGGCATCAAGCTGGACTCTGGATATCCAGGCTCGTCTTTCCAAAAAAGAGCTGAGCTTTGAGAAACAGACAAAGATTGGACAGTATGTATCTCTTCTGGTAGGTATTTTCTCCATTGTGGTTGCTATGGTCCTGGCTAACGGCGGTGTGAAATCTGCTTACGAATGGTTTAACGGATTTATGGGTCTGGTACTTGGTATTCTGGTTGGTACGTTCATCCTGGGCGCATTTACCAAGGTGGCCAATACGTTCGGGGCTGTATGCGCATTTATCGCAGCATCGGCTGTTATGGTGGCTATTAAATATGTGGTACCGGTTGTGGCACCGGATGTGACAATCTCTATCTGGTCCTACTCCATTATCTCTATTGTAGTTTCTCTGGTTGTGGGTCTGCCTGCAAGTATTATTTCCAGAAAAGTTAAGGGCGATAACTCCGTACCGGCTGCGCATACAACAATTTACAAAAACTGA
- a CDS encoding MurR/RpiR family transcriptional regulator, with protein sequence MEQYEKNIIPQIESIYSSFTPLEKTIADFFINNTEKIDLSSKSVSSRLYVSEASLSRFAKKCGYKGYREFLFCYEQGTVRNYPVSNDQTKMVLNTYQELLNKSYSLVNEEQMKRIVNILSEKKRVYVYGKGSSGLVGVEMKIRFMRIGVNVEAVTDTHIMKINSVLLDEDCAVIGISVSGRTEEVMTSLRAAKERGATTILMTSRKDKTFLDYCDEILLFAVKENLEKGKAISPQFPILVMVDILFSHILESDKFRREAIHEYTLNALDAR encoded by the coding sequence ATGGAGCAGTATGAAAAAAATATCATTCCTCAAATAGAATCAATTTATAGCAGCTTTACACCTCTGGAGAAGACGATCGCTGATTTCTTTATCAATAATACAGAGAAAATAGATTTATCCTCCAAGAGTGTTTCCAGCCGTCTGTACGTGTCAGAGGCATCCCTGTCACGTTTTGCGAAAAAGTGTGGATATAAGGGATACCGGGAGTTTCTTTTTTGTTATGAGCAGGGAACTGTGCGGAATTACCCGGTGAGTAATGACCAGACCAAAATGGTGCTGAATACTTACCAGGAACTTTTAAACAAGAGTTATTCCCTGGTGAATGAGGAGCAGATGAAGCGTATTGTCAATATACTGTCTGAGAAGAAGCGGGTATATGTGTATGGCAAGGGAAGTTCCGGTCTGGTGGGCGTGGAGATGAAGATTCGTTTTATGCGTATTGGTGTTAACGTGGAGGCAGTGACAGATACGCATATTATGAAGATCAACTCCGTGCTCTTGGATGAGGACTGTGCTGTTATCGGTATCAGTGTCAGCGGAAGGACAGAGGAAGTCATGACTTCTCTGAGGGCAGCCAAAGAGAGAGGGGCCACTACCATATTGATGACATCCAGGAAGGATAAGACATTTTTGGATTACTGCGATGAGATACTTTTGTTTGCGGTTAAGGAAAATCTGGAAAAGGGGAAGGCGATATCCCCACAGTTTCCGATATTAGTTATGGTGGATATTTTATTTTCCCATATACTGGAGTCAGATAAATTCCGGAGAGAAGCAATACATGAGTATACCCTCAATGCGCTGGATGCCAGGTGA
- a CDS encoding YhcH/YjgK/YiaL family protein, whose amino-acid sequence MVFGNIRDLKDYPWLEEEVLKCFRYAKEHDLLGYEKGSHQIDGDNLFVNIVEYETTTPKNRFWEAHRQYLDLHFMLRGPEQIDVNFIDNMEQKEFVEKDDFLPLDGEPNSHVVLTEGDFLLCYPKDAHRTAVAVDGPAVIKKAIFKIKIK is encoded by the coding sequence ATGGTATTTGGTAATATCAGAGATTTGAAGGATTATCCCTGGCTGGAAGAGGAAGTGTTGAAATGTTTCCGGTACGCAAAGGAACATGACTTACTGGGATATGAGAAGGGCAGCCACCAGATTGACGGTGACAATTTGTTTGTGAATATTGTAGAGTATGAGACTACAACACCCAAGAACCGTTTCTGGGAAGCACACAGACAATACCTGGATCTGCATTTTATGCTGAGAGGCCCGGAACAGATTGATGTGAATTTCATTGATAACATGGAACAAAAAGAATTTGTGGAGAAGGATGATTTTCTTCCTCTTGACGGTGAGCCGAACAGCCATGTGGTTCTGACGGAAGGCGATTTTCTTCTCTGCTACCCAAAGGATGCCCACAGGACAGCAGTTGCTGTTGATGGTCCGGCTGTGATTAAGAAAGCCATATTTAAGATAAAAATTAAATAA
- a CDS encoding NAD(P)/FAD-dependent oxidoreductase: protein MKHYPYLFSPIKIGRLTLKNRICVSPMTITGRGEEKGYFAQDNIDFYTTLARGGAALLTIGETGIHSRTDACHPRMAHLDDPGLLPSLTRLVDSVHQYDTFVSIELVHSGRRAHPAYLPDNGEVWGPSPSVNHYGAKVKEMTEEMMNEIADAYAEAAFMAKFAGVDMVMIHGGHGWLLDQFLSPLNNKRTDEYGGSLENRARFPIMVLDRVRARCGRNFPIEYRISGSELIEGGLEEEEMAVFAHMIESKVDSFHVSVGSFHDPATMVRMFPGPFFPNGVNIPYAAAIKKAVSVPVTGIGGLSDPDDMEKLLEEEKVDMVAMGRQMIADPFLPKKALKGKSSEIAHCIRCMRCNSGALIPYVPYPNGVVYCSVNPVMGRLREIARENSFKTVEKKILIAGGGPAGMQAALGALERGHKVILCEASDSLGKTLSYSDHIEFKQDIRKFRDSLISRIEDSQVEVRMNTVVTPELIRSAEPDLVIGAIGGDPFIPPIEGIADNNVLYAASMHRSGAVPGNNTVIIGGGLMGCEEAIALAQDGKNVTIVEMTDIIAGEADGGLKQMIDEKIAYYKIPVLTGCSCRMITEDGAIVKNKDGEERMLAADSVLIAAGVRPKDSETNRLRDTCYDLGIDFIAVGDCKKTGRIREATASGYFAGRNA from the coding sequence ATGAAGCATTATCCATATTTATTCAGCCCCATAAAAATCGGCCGGCTGACATTAAAGAACCGAATCTGTGTGTCTCCCATGACAATTACCGGGCGTGGGGAAGAAAAGGGGTATTTTGCACAGGATAACATTGATTTTTATACCACATTGGCAAGAGGTGGTGCGGCACTTCTTACGATAGGGGAGACCGGAATCCATTCACGTACGGATGCATGTCATCCGCGGATGGCCCATCTGGATGATCCGGGCCTCCTGCCGTCCTTGACAAGGCTGGTTGACAGCGTGCATCAGTATGACACGTTTGTATCCATAGAGCTTGTGCACTCCGGGAGAAGAGCCCATCCTGCTTATCTTCCTGATAACGGGGAGGTGTGGGGGCCGTCCCCGTCAGTCAATCATTATGGTGCCAAAGTGAAAGAAATGACGGAGGAGATGATGAATGAAATTGCCGACGCCTATGCAGAGGCGGCTTTTATGGCGAAATTTGCAGGTGTTGATATGGTAATGATACATGGAGGTCACGGATGGCTTTTAGACCAATTCCTTTCACCATTAAATAATAAACGGACAGATGAATATGGGGGGAGTCTGGAAAACCGTGCCCGATTCCCTATTATGGTTTTGGATAGAGTGAGGGCGCGCTGCGGGAGGAATTTTCCCATTGAATATCGTATTTCAGGTTCAGAGCTTATTGAGGGAGGTCTGGAAGAGGAAGAAATGGCAGTTTTTGCCCATATGATTGAGAGCAAGGTGGATTCATTCCATGTATCTGTGGGGAGTTTCCATGACCCGGCCACTATGGTGCGAATGTTTCCGGGACCGTTTTTCCCAAATGGTGTAAACATACCATATGCAGCAGCTATAAAAAAAGCAGTCAGTGTACCTGTTACAGGTATCGGAGGATTGTCAGATCCGGATGATATGGAAAAACTGCTGGAGGAAGAAAAGGTAGATATGGTTGCGATGGGACGTCAAATGATAGCAGACCCGTTTCTTCCTAAAAAGGCATTGAAGGGAAAGAGCAGTGAAATTGCCCACTGTATCCGCTGTATGCGCTGTAACAGTGGCGCACTTATCCCTTATGTACCATATCCAAACGGTGTGGTATATTGTTCTGTGAATCCTGTTATGGGAAGGCTTCGTGAAATAGCCAGGGAGAATTCCTTTAAAACAGTGGAGAAAAAGATTCTGATAGCAGGCGGCGGCCCGGCAGGAATGCAGGCTGCTTTAGGTGCGCTGGAGAGGGGGCACAAGGTTATTTTATGTGAGGCAAGTGATTCTCTTGGAAAAACACTCAGTTATTCTGATCATATTGAGTTCAAGCAGGATATCCGTAAGTTCAGGGATTCGCTTATCAGCCGTATAGAAGACAGCCAGGTTGAAGTCCGTATGAATACGGTCGTGACCCCGGAACTGATCCGGAGTGCGGAACCGGATCTGGTTATAGGCGCCATAGGCGGGGATCCGTTTATTCCGCCTATTGAGGGAATTGCTGATAACAATGTATTGTACGCTGCATCTATGCATCGGTCAGGAGCCGTTCCGGGAAATAATACGGTGATAATCGGCGGGGGCCTTATGGGATGTGAGGAGGCCATAGCCCTTGCCCAGGATGGGAAAAATGTAACTATCGTAGAAATGACTGATATTATCGCAGGGGAGGCTGACGGCGGACTGAAGCAGATGATAGATGAAAAGATAGCATACTATAAAATCCCGGTGCTGACAGGCTGTTCCTGTAGGATGATCACAGAGGATGGCGCCATCGTAAAAAATAAAGACGGAGAAGAAAGAATGCTGGCGGCGGATTCCGTCCTCATCGCAGCGGGTGTGCGTCCAAAAGATTCAGAAACAAACAGGCTGCGAGATACCTGTTATGATTTGGGAATAGATTTTATAGCAGTTGGAGACTGCAAAAAGACAGGAAGAATACGTGAAGCCACAGCCAGCGGTTATTTTGCAGGCCGCAATGCTTAA
- a CDS encoding NADH peroxidase: MKKFVCSVCGYVYEGDAAPEKCPVCGVGADKFTEQAGEMSWAAEHVVGVAQGVSEDIIADLRANFEGECSEVGMYLAMARVAHREGYPEIGLYWEKAAYEEAEHAAKFAELLGEVVTDSTKKNLEMRVAAENGATAGKFDLAKRAKAANLDAIHDTVHEMARDEARHGKAFEGLLKRYFG; this comes from the coding sequence ATGAAAAAATTTGTATGTAGTGTATGTGGATATGTTTATGAAGGTGACGCAGCTCCGGAGAAATGTCCAGTATGCGGCGTAGGTGCTGATAAATTTACAGAGCAGGCTGGCGAAATGAGCTGGGCAGCAGAGCATGTTGTAGGAGTAGCTCAGGGCGTAAGCGAAGATATCATTGCTGATCTGAGAGCTAACTTTGAGGGCGAGTGCTCAGAGGTTGGTATGTATCTGGCTATGGCTAGAGTGGCTCACAGAGAAGGATATCCGGAAATCGGTTTATACTGGGAAAAAGCTGCTTACGAAGAAGCAGAACATGCGGCTAAATTCGCAGAGTTATTAGGCGAAGTTGTAACAGACAGCACAAAGAAAAACCTGGAAATGCGTGTTGCTGCTGAAAACGGAGCAACAGCTGGTAAATTTGACCTGGCAAAACGTGCAAAAGCTGCTAACCTGGATGCTATCCATGATACAGTACATGAGATGGCAAGAGACGAGGCTCGTCACGGAAAAGCATTTGAAGGCCTGTTAAAGAGATATTTCGGCTAA
- a CDS encoding Fur family transcriptional regulator, whose amino-acid sequence MATLKYSRQRESIREFVMNSKEHPTADTVYAGIKADFPNISLGTVYRNLSLLVDLGEIAKITTGDGPDRFDCNTKPHSHFICTQCHSITDIEAGEFDCMKEKVAESFDGKITGHMTTFYGVCKKCLETKKIKKTS is encoded by the coding sequence ATGGCAACATTGAAGTACAGCCGTCAGCGGGAATCCATCCGCGAGTTCGTTATGAACAGCAAGGAGCATCCTACGGCCGATACTGTATATGCAGGGATCAAAGCCGATTTTCCGAATATCAGTCTTGGAACAGTATATCGGAACTTATCTCTTCTGGTAGACTTAGGCGAGATTGCAAAGATAACAACAGGAGACGGGCCGGACAGATTTGACTGCAATACAAAACCTCATAGTCATTTTATATGCACCCAGTGTCACAGTATCACAGACATAGAGGCAGGCGAATTTGACTGTATGAAGGAGAAAGTGGCCGAGAGCTTTGATGGTAAAATAACAGGTCATATGACTACCTTTTACGGTGTTTGTAAGAAATGTCTGGAAACAAAAAAAATTAAAAAAACTAGTTGA
- the rbr gene encoding rubrerythrin: MSKYAGTKTEKNLWDAFAGESQARNKYTYYASAAKKAGYEQLASLYLETADQEKEHAKMWFKEIHGIHDIAQNLEDAAAGENYEWTDMYARMAQEAREEGFEELAVKFEGVAKVEAAHERRYKKLLESYKADKTFKGDAPLGWKCRNCGYVHEAEEAPEVCPVCAHPKAYFERKVENY; this comes from the coding sequence ATGTCAAAGTACGCAGGAACAAAAACAGAGAAAAACTTATGGGATGCATTTGCCGGTGAATCACAGGCCAGAAATAAATATACATATTACGCATCAGCAGCAAAGAAAGCCGGTTATGAGCAGTTAGCATCTTTATATCTGGAGACAGCAGACCAGGAAAAAGAACATGCTAAGATGTGGTTCAAAGAGATTCACGGAATCCATGATATTGCTCAGAACCTGGAAGACGCAGCTGCAGGTGAGAACTACGAGTGGACAGATATGTACGCACGTATGGCTCAGGAAGCCAGAGAAGAGGGCTTTGAAGAACTGGCAGTAAAATTTGAAGGTGTTGCAAAAGTGGAAGCTGCGCACGAGAGACGTTATAAAAAACTCCTTGAAAGTTATAAAGCTGACAAAACCTTTAAGGGAGATGCTCCTTTAGGCTGGAAGTGCAGAAACTGTGGTTATGTACACGAGGCAGAGGAAGCTCCTGAAGTATGTCCGGTATGTGCTCATCCGAAGGCATACTTTGAAAGAAAAGTAGAGAATTATTAA